The Thalassotalea sp. HSM 43 genome window below encodes:
- a CDS encoding PilZ domain-containing protein yields MFSDRRIYPRKELEIDVDVMLLGDDVRLTTSSRNLSLSGIQISADKALVDHLLQQEQRPVHFDLCFDGHPDLSFHCRLVVNRRISHNDFLLGIKFMNNSLEHTKLIQQLLSTD; encoded by the coding sequence ATGTTTTCAGATAGACGCATTTATCCTCGTAAAGAGCTTGAAATTGACGTAGACGTCATGCTTTTAGGTGATGATGTTCGCTTAACAACGTCAAGCCGAAACCTATCTTTGTCTGGTATTCAAATCTCAGCAGACAAAGCTCTTGTCGATCATCTGTTGCAACAAGAGCAACGCCCTGTTCATTTTGATTTGTGTTTTGATGGTCACCCTGACTTATCGTTTCATTGCCGTTTAGTGGTTAATCGTCGCATTTCCCATAACGATTTTTTACTCGGCATTAAGTTTATGAATAACAGCCTTGAGCATACAAAATTAATACAACAGCTACTAAGCACAGATTAA
- a CDS encoding aspartate aminotransferase family protein: protein MTEQFSVNRELFDHVMVPNYSPSAVIPVRGKGSRVWDQNNNELIDFAGGIAVSCLGHCHPALVEALKTQGEKLWHLSNVMTNEPALRLAKKLVDNTFAEKVYFANSGAESNEAAFKLARRWALDVYGEHKSQIISFKQGFHGRTFFTVTVGGQEAYSDGFGPKPGDIEHAEYNNLESLEALISDNTCAVVMEPLQGEGGIVSPTQEFAEGVRALCDKHNALLIFDEVQTGVGRTGELYAYMGLGVAPDIMTTAKALGGGFPVGAMLTTNDIAKHLKIGTHGSTYGGNPLACAVAEAAFDTVNDPATLQGVKAKEAMFKQALAAVNEKYNVFKEIRGKGLLIGAVLNDEYQGRSKDFLNAAMEHGLMTLVAGASIIRFTPSLVIPDADILEGMNRFEKAVDAIVNG from the coding sequence ATGACTGAGCAATTTTCAGTAAATCGCGAATTATTTGATCACGTGATGGTGCCTAACTATTCACCTTCTGCTGTTATTCCTGTACGTGGTAAAGGTTCACGTGTTTGGGACCAAAACAACAATGAACTGATCGATTTTGCTGGTGGTATCGCGGTTAGCTGCTTGGGTCACTGTCACCCAGCTCTAGTCGAAGCCCTAAAAACTCAAGGCGAAAAGCTTTGGCATTTATCGAACGTGATGACCAATGAGCCGGCCTTGCGCCTAGCTAAAAAATTGGTTGATAACACCTTCGCTGAAAAAGTTTACTTTGCCAACTCAGGTGCTGAATCAAACGAAGCGGCATTTAAACTGGCGCGTCGTTGGGCATTAGATGTATACGGTGAACACAAATCACAGATAATCTCTTTCAAACAAGGTTTCCACGGTCGTACGTTCTTCACCGTAACTGTTGGTGGTCAAGAAGCCTATTCAGATGGTTTCGGTCCTAAACCAGGTGATATCGAACACGCTGAATACAACAACCTAGAATCACTTGAAGCGTTAATCAGTGATAACACCTGTGCCGTTGTAATGGAGCCACTGCAAGGCGAAGGCGGAATCGTATCACCAACACAAGAATTTGCTGAAGGTGTTCGTGCATTATGTGACAAACACAACGCGCTACTTATTTTTGATGAAGTGCAAACAGGTGTTGGCCGTACCGGTGAATTATACGCCTACATGGGTTTAGGTGTTGCACCTGACATTATGACGACGGCGAAAGCTTTAGGTGGTGGTTTCCCAGTGGGTGCCATGCTAACGACTAACGACATTGCTAAGCATCTTAAAATTGGTACCCACGGCAGTACATACGGTGGTAACCCATTGGCATGTGCGGTTGCCGAAGCGGCATTTGACACAGTAAATGACCCAGCTACATTGCAAGGCGTTAAAGCCAAAGAAGCGATGTTCAAGCAAGCTCTAGCGGCAGTGAATGAAAAATACAACGTGTTCAAAGAAATCCGTGGTAAAGGTTTACTTATCGGTGCGGTGCTGAACGATGAATACCAAGGTCGTAGTAAAGACTTTTTGAATGCGGCTATGGAACACGGTTTAATGACACTGGTTGCCGGTGCTAGCATTATTCGTTTCACGCCATCATTGGTTATTCCAGATGCAGATATTCTGGAAGGTATGAACCGTTTTGAAAAGGCGGTAGATGCCATCGTAAACGGTTAA
- the astA gene encoding arginine N-succinyltransferase: MIIIRPIRSSDYDALHQIAVESGHGFTSLPVNEGLLLNRINGANQSFHQETNFDGSESYLFVMEDSETGEVVGTSGIEAAVGLHDAFYHYHVGKVVHSSRELNIYNNVEILALNNDYTGTTELCTLFLRNDYRANNNGRFLSKFRFLFMAEHKARFNNTVIAEMRGVSDENGDSPFWQWLEEHFFSMDFPTADYLTGIGKKSFIAELMPKYPIYVNLLSKEAQQVIGKVHEDTVPALRLLNSEGFVSRGYVDIFDAGPTVECELENIKTVRNSAQYQVAIGDVIDGERRMIINQDVRDFRAVYQSININKDTRIATMTADAAKALQIEAGDTVRLAKA; this comes from the coding sequence ATGATTATTATCAGACCAATTCGTAGCAGTGATTATGATGCCTTACATCAAATCGCTGTAGAATCTGGGCATGGATTTACCAGTTTGCCTGTTAATGAAGGGCTGCTGTTAAACCGTATTAATGGTGCCAATCAGTCATTTCATCAAGAAACTAATTTTGATGGTAGTGAAAGCTATTTATTCGTTATGGAAGACAGTGAAACCGGTGAAGTTGTTGGTACCAGTGGTATCGAAGCAGCGGTTGGCCTACATGATGCGTTTTATCACTATCATGTTGGCAAAGTCGTGCACTCATCAAGAGAATTAAACATATACAACAATGTTGAAATTCTGGCGCTGAACAACGATTACACCGGCACAACTGAACTGTGTACCTTATTTTTACGCAACGATTATCGCGCCAATAATAATGGCCGCTTTTTATCGAAATTCCGTTTCTTATTTATGGCGGAACATAAAGCGCGTTTTAATAATACCGTGATCGCTGAAATGCGTGGTGTTTCTGATGAAAACGGCGATTCACCCTTTTGGCAATGGCTAGAAGAGCACTTTTTCTCTATGGACTTTCCGACTGCCGATTATTTAACCGGTATAGGCAAAAAATCGTTCATTGCAGAATTAATGCCTAAGTACCCTATCTACGTCAACTTGTTAAGTAAAGAAGCCCAACAAGTTATTGGTAAAGTTCATGAAGATACCGTGCCAGCGTTGCGTCTCCTTAATAGTGAAGGTTTTGTAAGTCGTGGTTACGTAGATATCTTTGATGCCGGCCCTACCGTTGAATGCGAGCTGGAAAACATCAAAACGGTACGTAACTCAGCGCAATATCAAGTTGCCATTGGCGATGTTATTGATGGCGAACGTCGAATGATAATCAACCAAGATGTTCGCGATTTCCGTGCCGTTTACCAAAGTATCAACATTAATAAAGACACTCGTATTGCCACAATGACCGCCGATGCTGCAAAAGCGTTGCAAATTGAAGCCGGTGATACAGTGCGTCTTGCTAAAGCATAA
- the astD gene encoding succinylglutamate-semialdehyde dehydrogenase: protein MTHKVQFINNQWLAGQGTDMQSLNPAINDVIWQGQTATPDQVNDAIASARRAFETWGFLSVAERLELVTRFAQVLTDNKEDIAIAIAQETGKPLWETRTEAGAMVGKINISIKAYEDRTGTVENPMPGAKAFIRHKPHGVVAVFGPYNFPGHLPNGHIVPALIAGNTVVFKPSELTPMVAELTMKLWQQAGLPEGVINMVQGEVETGKALASHPGIDGLFFTGSSTTGKLLHEQFAGQPGKILALEMGGNNPLIVSDVADVDAAVHDIVQSAFISTGQRCTCARRLFIKNNANGDAILNKLIAATKAIKIGHYDDAEQPFIGSMISSRAASGMVAAQQKIVELGGEVLVELSQPNADQGFVTPGIINVSNIDKLPDEEHFGPLLKVYRYDDLDLAINEANNTSFGLSAGLLSDSEATYQHFFKRIRAGIVNWNKPITGASSAAPFGGIGDSGNHRASAYYAADYCAFPVASVEAEKVSLPENLSPGLSI, encoded by the coding sequence ATGACACATAAGGTTCAATTTATAAATAATCAGTGGCTTGCCGGTCAAGGTACTGACATGCAATCACTAAACCCTGCGATTAATGACGTTATCTGGCAAGGTCAAACCGCGACACCAGATCAGGTCAATGACGCTATTGCAAGCGCCAGACGCGCGTTTGAAACTTGGGGTTTTCTAAGTGTTGCAGAACGTCTTGAGTTAGTGACTCGTTTTGCGCAAGTGCTTACTGACAACAAAGAAGATATTGCAATCGCCATCGCCCAAGAAACAGGTAAACCATTATGGGAAACCCGTACTGAAGCTGGTGCTATGGTTGGTAAAATCAATATTTCGATTAAGGCCTATGAAGACCGCACAGGTACGGTTGAAAACCCAATGCCAGGTGCCAAAGCCTTTATTCGCCATAAGCCACATGGTGTGGTTGCAGTATTTGGTCCATATAATTTTCCTGGTCATTTGCCAAACGGTCATATCGTGCCAGCACTCATTGCTGGTAATACCGTGGTATTTAAACCGTCGGAATTAACGCCGATGGTTGCCGAATTGACCATGAAACTATGGCAACAAGCCGGTTTACCTGAAGGTGTTATTAACATGGTTCAAGGTGAAGTCGAAACCGGTAAAGCCTTGGCTTCACATCCGGGTATTGATGGTTTGTTTTTCACCGGTAGCTCAACCACAGGTAAGCTATTGCACGAACAATTTGCCGGTCAGCCCGGTAAAATATTAGCCCTAGAGATGGGTGGTAATAACCCACTTATCGTCAGTGATGTGGCCGATGTTGATGCTGCTGTTCATGATATTGTCCAGTCAGCATTTATTTCTACCGGTCAGCGTTGTACATGTGCTCGTCGCTTGTTTATTAAAAACAATGCCAATGGTGACGCCATCTTGAACAAACTAATTGCTGCGACAAAAGCGATTAAGATTGGTCATTACGATGATGCTGAACAACCGTTTATTGGCTCAATGATCAGTAGCCGTGCCGCGTCAGGTATGGTTGCAGCACAACAAAAAATCGTTGAACTTGGTGGTGAAGTGTTAGTTGAACTTAGCCAACCAAACGCCGACCAAGGTTTTGTCACGCCAGGTATTATTAATGTCAGCAATATCGACAAGCTGCCTGATGAAGAGCACTTTGGTCCTCTATTGAAAGTCTATCGCTACGATGACCTTGATCTTGCCATCAACGAAGCAAACAACACCAGTTTTGGTTTGTCTGCGGGCCTACTTAGTGACAGTGAAGCGACTTACCAGCACTTTTTCAAACGCATTCGTGCCGGTATTGTTAACTGGAACAAACCAATTACCGGTGCCAGCAGCGCCGCGCCATTTGGCGGTATTGGTGATAGTGGTAATCACAGAGCGAGCGCATACTATGCCGCTGACTACTGTGCATTCCCAGTAGCATCTGTTGAAGCTGAAAAAGTCAGTTTGCCTGAAAACTTAAGCCCAGGTTTAAGCATCTAA
- a CDS encoding DUF1338 domain-containing protein yields the protein MSTNVKQLFEKIWNQYVEVTPSAERVHALLANGKEVINDHVAYRTFNLSKVNLDTLAHHLIELGYKECGEYHFEAKKLYAKHFEHADSTLPKVFISELLVEKLSPEAQIIINRIVADIDHKLMDDANILYAGRIWDISHDEYQLLAKESEYAAWLSAWGFRANHFTVSINHLNDFNCIKEVNQAIKDGGFRLNNVGGEIKGDETVMLEQSSTMADKAQVRFKEGMVEIPSCFYEFAKRYPKLNGQIYTGFVAASADKIFESTNNGK from the coding sequence ATGAGCACCAACGTCAAACAATTATTCGAAAAAATTTGGAACCAATACGTCGAAGTGACACCATCAGCTGAACGCGTGCACGCGTTATTAGCCAATGGCAAAGAAGTCATTAATGACCATGTTGCCTACCGTACCTTTAACTTATCTAAGGTCAACTTAGACACTCTAGCTCACCATTTAATTGAGCTCGGTTATAAAGAATGCGGCGAATACCATTTCGAAGCAAAAAAGCTTTATGCCAAACATTTTGAACACGCAGATAGCACTTTACCTAAGGTGTTTATCAGTGAGTTATTAGTCGAGAAGTTATCACCTGAAGCACAAATCATTATTAATCGCATTGTTGCTGATATTGATCACAAGCTTATGGATGATGCCAACATCCTTTATGCCGGTCGTATTTGGGATATTAGTCACGACGAATATCAACTGTTAGCGAAAGAAAGCGAATATGCCGCTTGGTTATCGGCTTGGGGCTTTAGAGCCAATCATTTTACCGTCAGCATTAATCACTTAAACGACTTTAATTGTATAAAAGAAGTCAACCAAGCGATTAAAGATGGTGGCTTCCGCTTAAATAACGTTGGTGGTGAAATTAAAGGTGATGAAACGGTAATGCTTGAGCAATCATCGACTATGGCCGATAAAGCCCAGGTTCGCTTTAAAGAAGGTATGGTGGAAATCCCAAGCTGCTTTTATGAATTTGCTAAACGCTACCCTAAGTTAAATGGCCAAATTTACACGGGGTTTGTTGCCGCATCCGCTGACAAAATTTTTGAAAGCACCAACAACGGCAAATAA
- a CDS encoding carbon starvation protein A yields the protein MLYFLLAVGLLIAGYFIYGSFVEKVFGINRNRQTPAHTHTDGVDYVPMSKSKVYLIQLLNIAGVGPIFGPILGALYGPAAMLWIVIGCIFAGAVHDYFSGMISVRNDGQSVPNLAGKYLGKGAKHFMNVFAVILLLLVGVVFISAPAGLLNKLTGVDVAVFLAIIFVYYLIATLLPVDKLIGRFYPFFGAMLVFMSVGLTLALVFSSDYSMLPGVTSADFFSNLNPNDMPLWPALFITIACGAVSGFHATQSPLMARCVENEQNGRFVFYGAMIGEGIIALIWCALALSFFGGVDALNSAMNGNPANVVYDVSNGLLGAVGGFMAILGVIVLPITSGDTAFRSARLILSEFFDMPQQKISKRLLLALPLFAIGAALTQIDFGIIWRYFGVANQATAALMLWTAAAYLLRQQKLHWICTLPAMFMTTVVFAFLLSSTTLGFGLPIQLSTIAAALATLVITVMVLQLGKKPIPVLEKL from the coding sequence ATGCTCTATTTTTTGCTCGCAGTAGGTTTGCTTATCGCCGGTTATTTTATCTACGGTAGCTTTGTAGAAAAAGTATTCGGTATCAATCGCAATCGTCAAACCCCAGCACATACCCACACCGATGGGGTTGATTATGTGCCAATGTCGAAATCCAAAGTTTATCTGATTCAATTACTTAATATCGCCGGTGTGGGGCCAATTTTTGGTCCAATTTTAGGTGCCTTATATGGTCCAGCGGCAATGCTTTGGATTGTCATTGGTTGTATTTTTGCCGGTGCTGTTCACGATTATTTTTCTGGTATGATTTCCGTTAGGAATGATGGTCAGTCGGTACCCAACCTTGCTGGTAAATATTTAGGCAAAGGTGCCAAGCACTTTATGAATGTGTTTGCCGTGATCTTATTACTGCTCGTTGGTGTGGTATTTATCTCAGCACCAGCAGGTTTGTTAAACAAACTAACCGGCGTTGATGTTGCTGTCTTCTTAGCGATTATTTTTGTTTATTACCTCATTGCAACTTTACTGCCCGTGGACAAGTTAATCGGCCGCTTTTACCCGTTCTTCGGTGCCATGTTGGTGTTTATGTCCGTCGGTTTAACTTTAGCCTTGGTGTTTTCATCAGACTATTCGATGCTACCGGGTGTTACCAGTGCTGACTTCTTTAGCAATTTGAACCCTAATGATATGCCACTGTGGCCAGCATTATTTATCACTATCGCCTGTGGCGCTGTGTCTGGTTTTCATGCAACACAATCACCGCTGATGGCTCGCTGCGTCGAAAACGAACAAAATGGTCGTTTCGTGTTTTACGGCGCGATGATCGGAGAAGGTATTATTGCCCTTATTTGGTGTGCGTTAGCCTTGTCTTTCTTTGGTGGTGTTGATGCCTTAAACAGTGCCATGAACGGCAATCCTGCCAATGTCGTATATGACGTATCGAATGGTTTGCTTGGTGCTGTTGGTGGTTTTATGGCTATTTTGGGTGTTATCGTACTACCCATTACCTCAGGCGATACTGCGTTTCGTTCAGCACGACTGATTTTAAGTGAATTTTTTGATATGCCACAGCAAAAGATCAGTAAACGCCTTTTGCTAGCCCTACCGTTATTCGCCATTGGTGCTGCTTTAACGCAAATAGATTTCGGTATTATCTGGCGTTATTTCGGTGTTGCTAATCAGGCGACGGCAGCGCTTATGTTGTGGACTGCAGCAGCGTATCTATTGAGACAGCAGAAGTTGCATTGGATCTGTACGCTACCAGCAATGTTTATGACAACAGTGGTGTTTGCATTCTTATTAAGCTCAACCACTTTAGGCTTTGGTTTACCTATTCAATTGTCGACCATTGCAGCAGCGCTTGCGACCTTAGTGATCACCGTTATGGTGTTACAACTGGGTAAAAAGCCAATACCTGTATTGGAAAAACTATAG
- a CDS encoding OsmC family protein gives MKAQVKWVGDEMFMGTSESGHSMLMDANGGNNAVSPLENVLLSLGGCSSVDVVSILQKARQNVRDCVVEIEAKRADSVPRLFTDIHLHFVITGTDVAEKHVERAVALSADKYCSVALMLNKAVNISHDFAIEQAS, from the coding sequence ATGAAAGCACAAGTGAAATGGGTTGGCGACGAAATGTTTATGGGCACGTCAGAAAGTGGTCATAGCATGTTAATGGACGCCAATGGCGGTAACAATGCGGTTAGCCCATTAGAAAACGTTTTATTGTCTCTAGGTGGCTGTTCTTCAGTAGATGTGGTGAGCATTCTACAAAAAGCGCGTCAAAACGTTCGTGATTGTGTAGTTGAGATCGAAGCAAAACGTGCAGATTCTGTACCGCGCTTATTTACCGATATCCATCTACATTTTGTTATCACAGGAACCGATGTCGCTGAAAAGCATGTTGAGCGCGCGGTTGCGTTATCGGCAGACAAGTATTGTTCGGTGGCGTTAATGTTAAACAAAGCGGTTAACATCAGCCACGACTTTGCCATTGAGCAAGCGTCTTAA
- a CDS encoding phosphoribulokinase — translation MSERNPIIAVTGSSGAGTSTTSEAFAHMFRSLDINPAMVEGDSFHRFTRPEMELEKRKAKEGGRAVSYFGDIANDFSALENLFRDFGEKGEGTIRRYLHTFDEAVPYNQMPGTFTPWEPIGADSDLLFYEGLHGGVVTEQNDVARHVDLLIGLVPIVNLEWIQKIVRDTNQRGHSREAVNESIVRSMEDYFSFITPQFSRTHINFQRVPTVDTSNPFSAKAIPTADESFVVIRFRENKNVDFPYYLRMIDGAFMSRINTLVVPGGKMGLAMELILTPLIEQLMEKKQAASQQMDWMQTYK, via the coding sequence ATGTCTGAACGTAATCCAATTATTGCTGTAACCGGTTCTTCTGGCGCAGGTACTTCTACCACGTCGGAAGCGTTTGCTCATATGTTCCGTAGTTTGGACATTAACCCTGCTATGGTCGAAGGCGATAGCTTTCATCGTTTTACTCGTCCAGAGATGGAGCTAGAAAAGCGTAAAGCCAAAGAAGGCGGTCGTGCGGTCAGTTATTTTGGTGATATCGCCAATGACTTTAGTGCGCTGGAAAATCTGTTTAGGGATTTTGGTGAAAAAGGTGAGGGCACCATACGTCGCTATTTACACACCTTTGATGAGGCGGTGCCATATAACCAGATGCCAGGTACGTTTACACCTTGGGAGCCGATAGGAGCTGATTCTGACTTGTTATTCTATGAAGGCCTACATGGCGGTGTCGTCACTGAGCAGAACGACGTTGCGCGTCACGTAGACCTACTTATTGGCTTGGTACCGATTGTTAACTTGGAATGGATCCAAAAAATCGTTCGTGATACCAATCAACGTGGCCATTCTCGTGAAGCGGTAAACGAAAGTATCGTCCGTTCTATGGAAGACTACTTTAGCTTTATCACCCCGCAGTTTTCGCGTACCCATATTAACTTCCAACGCGTACCGACTGTTGATACCTCAAATCCGTTTTCTGCAAAAGCAATACCGACCGCGGATGAAAGTTTTGTTGTGATTCGCTTTCGTGAAAATAAGAACGTCGACTTTCCTTATTATTTGCGCATGATAGATGGCGCATTTATGTCACGTATTAATACCTTGGTGGTACCAGGCGGTAAGATGGGTTTGGCAATGGAGCTTATTTTAACGCCGCTTATCGAGCAGCTGATGGAAAAAAAGCAAGCCGCAAGTCAGCAAATGGATTGGATGCAAACCTATAAGTAG
- the rplQ gene encoding 50S ribosomal protein L17: MRHRKSGRQLNRNSSHRQAMFRNMASSLVKHGTIKTTVAKAKELRRVVEPLITLAKTDSVANRRLAFARTRDQEVVGLLFNELGPRYQERPGGYTRILKCGFRTGDKAPMAYIQLVDLPAVEETVEVEETSAEA, translated from the coding sequence ATGCGCCATCGTAAAAGCGGTCGCCAGTTAAACCGTAATAGCAGTCATCGTCAGGCGATGTTCCGCAATATGGCAAGCTCTCTAGTTAAGCACGGTACTATCAAAACTACCGTTGCTAAAGCTAAAGAACTACGTCGCGTTGTTGAGCCATTAATCACTTTGGCAAAAACTGACAGCGTTGCAAACCGTCGTTTAGCGTTTGCTCGTACACGCGATCAAGAAGTAGTAGGTCTTTTATTCAACGAACTTGGTCCTCGTTACCAAGAACGTCCAGGTGGTTACACTCGCATTCTTAAATGCGGTTTCCGTACTGGTGATAAAGCTCCTATGGCTTACATCCAGCTAGTTGATCTACCAGCAGTTGAAGAAACTGTTGAAGTAGAAGAGACTTCAGCTGAAGCTTAA